The following are encoded in a window of Deferribacterota bacterium genomic DNA:
- the rpsS gene encoding 30S ribosomal protein S19, giving the protein MPRSLKKGPFVDESLLKKINKQKETGDKGVIKTYSRRSTIIPDMVGMTFAVHNGNKFIPVYINENMVGHKLGEFSFTRTFRGHKKDEKRGKRGR; this is encoded by the coding sequence ATGCCTAGATCATTAAAAAAAGGACCTTTTGTTGATGAGAGTCTATTAAAAAAGATAAATAAACAGAAAGAGACTGGTGACAAAGGAGTTATTAAGACATATTCTAGAAGAAGTACTATTATACCAGATATGGTAGGTATGACTTTTGCAGTGCACAATGGGAACAAGTTTATACCTGTATATATTAATGAGAATATGGTTGGCCACAAATTAGGTGAGTTTTCTTTTACAAGAACATTTAGAGGACATAAAAAAGATGAGAAACGTGGGAAAAGAGGTAGATAG